A portion of the Microbulbifer agarilyticus genome contains these proteins:
- the rfbD gene encoding dTDP-4-dehydrorhamnose reductase: MKVLIAGKNGQLGQQLQKQAPAHATVIGHGRDTLDIASKEQVFSVLKQEQPDIVINAAAYTAVDKAESDAEQAHLINARGPENLALACCELSIRLVHVSTDFVFDGSQSHPYQPGDTRKPLGVYGESKARGEEAIEAIFPEAIIVRTAWVYDREGGNFVNTMLRLMSERDQLGVVADQIGTPTWAGTLAQSIYALVANDAAKGIYHCTDAGAASWYDFAVAIYEEGKAIGLLPTEKSVKVDPIAASEYPTPATRPHYSVLDKTRLIKDTGFELKHWRQVLRNILTSQ; the protein is encoded by the coding sequence ATGAAAGTTCTGATTGCTGGCAAGAATGGCCAGCTGGGCCAGCAGCTGCAAAAGCAAGCTCCCGCGCATGCCACTGTGATCGGCCATGGCCGCGATACCCTGGATATTGCCAGTAAAGAGCAGGTCTTCTCTGTCCTAAAGCAGGAGCAGCCGGATATTGTCATCAACGCCGCTGCCTACACCGCTGTAGATAAAGCGGAGTCCGATGCCGAGCAGGCTCATTTAATCAACGCGCGCGGCCCGGAGAATCTGGCTCTGGCCTGTTGCGAACTCAGTATTCGCCTGGTCCACGTCTCTACTGATTTTGTGTTCGACGGCAGCCAGTCCCACCCTTACCAGCCAGGTGATACCAGAAAACCGCTGGGTGTATACGGCGAAAGCAAAGCCCGCGGCGAAGAGGCTATCGAGGCGATTTTTCCGGAAGCCATCATCGTGCGTACCGCCTGGGTCTACGACCGGGAGGGCGGCAACTTCGTAAATACCATGCTGCGCCTGATGAGCGAACGCGACCAACTCGGTGTTGTGGCCGACCAAATTGGTACTCCCACCTGGGCCGGCACCCTGGCGCAAAGCATCTATGCACTTGTTGCCAATGATGCGGCTAAAGGTATTTACCATTGCACGGACGCCGGCGCCGCCAGTTGGTACGACTTCGCGGTAGCCATTTATGAAGAAGGCAAAGCTATAGGCCTGCTCCCCACAGAGAAATCGGTAAAGGTCGATCCCATCGCCGCGAGCGAGTACCCAACTCCCGCCACTCGCCCCCACTACAGTGTGCTCGATAAGACACGGCTGATAAAAGATACGGGTTTCGAGCTAAAGCACTGGCGGCAAGTGCTAAGAAACATCCTCACTTCCCAGTAG
- the rfbB gene encoding dTDP-glucose 4,6-dehydratase, whose translation MSNLLVTGGAGFIGANFVHYWMKTYPQDNVVVLDALTYAGNKANLDPVAANSNFVFNHGNICDTALVETLLKEHGIDTLVHFAAESHVDRSITGPDAFIETNIIGTHSLLKAAKKVWLDEGLNKKKHRFHHVSTDEVYGTLGPNDPAFSETTPYAPNSPYSASKAASDHLVRAYHHTYGLNVTTSNCSNNYGPYHFPEKLIPLVITNILHDKPLPIYGDGQQIRDWLYVEDHARGIDLVIKTGRLGECYNIGGINEWANIDIVKLICGLMDKAFAENLELAGRFPQAGKVRQGKSSELITYVTDRAGHDRRYAIDPSKSNEELGYQPQETFDSGIAKTVKWFLNNENWWAAVMDGSYQDWVKEQYETEV comes from the coding sequence ATGAGCAATCTACTCGTCACTGGTGGCGCCGGATTCATCGGTGCAAACTTTGTCCACTACTGGATGAAAACTTACCCGCAAGACAACGTGGTCGTATTGGATGCGCTCACCTACGCCGGTAACAAGGCCAACTTGGATCCTGTGGCAGCGAATTCCAATTTTGTGTTCAACCACGGCAACATTTGCGATACCGCACTGGTAGAGACCCTGCTCAAAGAACACGGCATCGATACGCTGGTGCATTTTGCGGCTGAGAGTCATGTCGACCGCTCCATAACTGGCCCGGATGCTTTTATTGAAACCAATATCATCGGCACCCACAGTCTGCTCAAGGCGGCAAAAAAAGTGTGGTTAGATGAAGGGCTGAACAAAAAAAAACATCGCTTTCACCACGTCTCTACCGACGAAGTGTACGGCACTCTGGGGCCAAATGACCCCGCCTTTAGCGAGACAACACCCTACGCGCCCAACAGCCCGTACTCTGCGAGCAAGGCCGCATCGGACCACTTGGTTCGTGCCTATCACCACACCTACGGCCTGAACGTCACCACCAGCAATTGCTCCAATAATTACGGTCCTTATCACTTCCCGGAGAAGCTGATACCGCTGGTCATCACCAATATCCTGCACGACAAGCCTCTGCCCATTTATGGCGACGGCCAGCAGATCCGCGACTGGCTCTACGTGGAAGACCACGCGCGTGGAATTGATTTGGTGATTAAGACAGGCCGCTTGGGCGAGTGTTACAACATCGGTGGTATCAACGAGTGGGCTAATATCGATATCGTCAAGCTGATTTGTGGCTTGATGGATAAAGCCTTTGCGGAAAACCTGGAGCTTGCAGGCCGCTTCCCACAAGCCGGCAAGGTGAGGCAAGGTAAGTCGTCTGAACTAATCACTTATGTCACCGATCGTGCAGGTCATGATCGTCGATATGCCATTGATCCTTCGAAATCCAATGAAGAGCTGGGCTACCAGCCACAAGAAACCTTTGATAGCGGCATTGCTAAAACAGTGAAGTGGTTTTTGAACAATGAAAACTGGTGGGCCGCTGTAATGGATGGTAGCTACCAGGATTGGGTCAAGGAGCAGTACGAAACTGAAGTTTAG
- a CDS encoding mannose-1-phosphate guanylyltransferase/mannose-6-phosphate isomerase produces the protein MAGGTGSRLWPASRQLMPKQFLSLLGEQSMLAETLSRLEGMDCSDPVIICNEEHRFLAAETMRKCGQGNARIILEPVGRNTAPAIALAALAAGEDSLLLVLAADHVIKDHDVFQCAVTAAAESAKANSLVAFGVVPRSAHTGYGYIKAESIHKPSTIERFVEKPDAETAASYLASGEYFWNSGMFMFRAQAYLEELGRYRPEILESCRMAMADASKEMCFIRPEADTFSACAEDSIDYAVMENTDKAVVVPMDAQWSDVGCWASIWEISEKDDRGNVVRGDVIGWNSRNCYVDAGERLVATVGLENIVIVQSKDALLVAHRDSVQDIKKVVTHLQDKGRSEYLHDREVYRPWGKYDSIDFGERDQVKRITVNPGAKLSVQMHHHRAEHWIVVSGTARVTVGDRVSLISENESTYIPIGVVHCLENPGQIPLEMIEVQTGSYLGEDDIVRFEDQYGRT, from the coding sequence ATGGCGGGTGGTACGGGGAGCCGCTTGTGGCCGGCATCACGACAGTTGATGCCTAAGCAGTTTTTGAGTTTGTTGGGAGAGCAGTCGATGCTTGCCGAGACTTTGTCTCGGCTGGAGGGCATGGATTGTTCAGATCCTGTAATTATTTGCAATGAAGAGCATCGATTTTTGGCGGCCGAGACGATGCGGAAATGTGGCCAAGGCAATGCTCGTATCATCCTTGAGCCAGTTGGGCGTAACACGGCTCCTGCGATTGCTCTCGCAGCACTTGCGGCCGGTGAAGATTCCTTGTTGCTGGTGCTTGCTGCGGATCACGTAATTAAAGATCACGACGTCTTCCAGTGCGCCGTGACTGCTGCGGCTGAGAGTGCAAAGGCCAACAGTCTGGTTGCCTTTGGTGTTGTACCACGTTCTGCGCATACCGGTTACGGATACATTAAGGCCGAATCCATCCACAAGCCCTCCACGATTGAGCGGTTCGTGGAAAAACCTGATGCGGAGACCGCTGCTTCCTACCTCGCCAGCGGCGAATATTTCTGGAATAGCGGTATGTTTATGTTCCGTGCCCAGGCATACCTCGAAGAGCTCGGTCGCTACCGCCCAGAAATACTAGAATCTTGTCGCATGGCTATGGCAGATGCGAGTAAAGAAATGTGTTTCATTCGCCCCGAGGCCGACACGTTTAGTGCCTGCGCTGAAGATTCAATTGATTACGCTGTGATGGAGAATACGGACAAGGCGGTAGTCGTTCCAATGGACGCTCAGTGGAGCGATGTGGGATGTTGGGCAAGTATCTGGGAAATCAGTGAGAAGGATGACCGGGGTAATGTCGTCCGAGGCGACGTGATTGGTTGGAACAGTCGTAACTGCTATGTTGATGCTGGTGAAAGACTCGTTGCCACTGTGGGCCTGGAAAATATAGTCATCGTACAGTCAAAGGATGCACTACTCGTAGCCCATCGCGACAGTGTTCAGGATATTAAGAAGGTCGTAACCCATTTACAGGATAAGGGACGATCTGAATACCTTCACGATCGAGAAGTATATCGCCCTTGGGGCAAGTACGATTCCATCGATTTCGGCGAACGAGATCAAGTCAAACGAATTACAGTAAATCCGGGCGCTAAGCTGTCAGTCCAAATGCACCACCATCGTGCCGAGCACTGGATAGTGGTCTCGGGGACTGCGCGTGTGACCGTGGGAGACCGGGTATCTCTGATTAGTGAGAACGAATCTACCTACATTCCGATTGGTGTTGTCCACTGCCTGGAAAATCCGGGTCAGATTCCTCTCGAAATGATCGAAGTTCAAACCGGATCCTATCTTGGGGAGGATGACATTGTGCGGTTTGAGGATCAGTATGGTCGTACTTAG
- a CDS encoding glycosyltransferase, with amino-acid sequence MGSIDALEAGVIRGWAAVIGESEPVPLQVVVDDRVVGAGTANIHRPDLVGAGINDGEHGFEIPVDIVTSRSGNVEVTLLHGETSKPVDHQAFEVVVNEQAVFAELLRVRDGHIVARLQATVSVGVRSVTLYHDDLPIFSRDLDCTAEAQEVLLPIPVSLQDGRPKLFKLGIHGEPNALAMEWFTVHPVSTPWQFIRESYREPGFMSRPPQAGHRYESMNYHLEAQAKAESVLEIADLATVHKVIVEGHEGRRKFPSFNLPKFDAPRVSIIVPAYNKFELTYHCIASIALAYNKVSYEVILADDCSTDETRFAEQIVGNLVVSRNPENLRFLRSCNRAAEEAKGEFIVFLNNDTEVTSYWLDELVNKLDSDQSIGMTGSKLLNLDGTLQEAGGIVWGNGEPWNVGRNENAYTPEYNYAREVDYLTGAAMCIRSDLWEQVGRFSEELVPCYYEDTDLAFKVRDAGLKTVYVPHSVVVHFEGQSHGRDVTKGLKRYQAVNERTFRSKWFKEFRYNGQPSFEALAQEKDRNVDQRILVIDYASPMPNKDAGSYAAVQEIKLMLELGFKVTFVPENMAHFGKYTVELQRLGVEVLYAPFYTSVQNVLERRLPEMDAVYITRYEVAEKFIDQIKQTSSAKIIFNNADLHFLREMRGALKGERDEAKLQQALETRDKELAVCRKADAVLCYNATEHAVITSHILEAEKLHITPWVLEGKSEGPDFQKREGIAFLGGYNHYPNVEAVEYLAREVMPRLGKSRPDICLYVYGSNMPESFKEFEAENIKMVGFAEHLDQVYMGHRVFVAPLLSGAGIKGKVLESMAYGLPTILTEVASEGTGLTNAVSALIAETPDAWVEAISKLYDDKMLWKRFSENSKAIVQEQFSLEHGVSQFKNIFSSIGVYSVR; translated from the coding sequence ATGGGTAGTATCGATGCGCTTGAAGCTGGTGTTATTCGCGGTTGGGCCGCTGTGATTGGCGAAAGCGAACCAGTACCGCTGCAGGTCGTGGTCGATGATCGTGTGGTAGGTGCTGGTACCGCAAATATTCATCGCCCTGACTTGGTTGGTGCGGGAATAAATGATGGCGAACATGGGTTTGAAATCCCGGTTGATATTGTCACCTCACGTTCTGGAAACGTTGAAGTCACTTTGCTTCATGGTGAGACTTCCAAGCCTGTCGACCATCAAGCTTTTGAAGTCGTCGTGAATGAACAGGCGGTATTTGCTGAGTTGCTGCGAGTGCGTGACGGCCATATCGTGGCGCGCCTTCAGGCGACGGTATCGGTTGGCGTAAGGTCTGTCACACTCTACCACGATGATCTGCCTATATTCTCCCGCGACCTTGATTGTACTGCTGAAGCTCAGGAAGTTCTATTGCCCATACCGGTCAGCTTACAAGATGGCCGGCCCAAACTGTTTAAACTGGGCATACACGGGGAGCCGAATGCTCTCGCGATGGAATGGTTTACAGTACATCCGGTTTCCACGCCCTGGCAATTTATTCGTGAGAGCTACCGCGAACCTGGCTTTATGTCGCGCCCTCCGCAGGCTGGGCATCGTTACGAGTCAATGAATTATCACCTGGAAGCACAGGCGAAAGCTGAGTCCGTGCTAGAAATTGCGGATTTAGCTACTGTACATAAAGTGATAGTTGAGGGCCATGAAGGCCGTCGAAAATTCCCGAGTTTCAATCTGCCGAAATTTGACGCTCCGCGAGTTTCCATAATTGTACCGGCGTACAACAAGTTTGAACTCACATACCACTGTATCGCATCCATCGCGCTTGCCTATAACAAGGTGAGCTATGAAGTGATCTTAGCAGATGACTGTTCAACGGACGAAACGCGCTTTGCAGAGCAGATAGTAGGCAATTTAGTAGTATCCAGAAATCCTGAGAATTTGCGTTTTCTGCGTAGCTGTAATCGTGCCGCTGAAGAGGCAAAGGGCGAGTTTATTGTATTCCTGAATAACGACACCGAAGTTACATCCTATTGGTTGGATGAGCTGGTGAACAAGTTGGACAGTGATCAATCTATTGGTATGACTGGTTCAAAGCTGTTGAACCTTGACGGTACGTTACAAGAGGCTGGTGGTATTGTTTGGGGTAACGGCGAACCATGGAATGTGGGTCGCAACGAAAATGCGTATACTCCTGAGTACAATTATGCCCGCGAAGTCGATTACCTTACTGGCGCTGCCATGTGTATCCGTTCCGATCTATGGGAACAGGTAGGTCGTTTCAGTGAAGAGTTGGTTCCGTGCTACTACGAAGATACTGACCTCGCTTTCAAGGTCCGTGATGCAGGGCTCAAAACGGTCTATGTTCCCCACTCTGTGGTTGTACATTTTGAAGGGCAAAGTCACGGCCGCGATGTCACTAAGGGGCTCAAACGCTATCAAGCGGTTAATGAGCGGACTTTCCGTAGCAAATGGTTCAAGGAGTTCCGCTACAACGGTCAGCCCAGCTTTGAAGCATTGGCCCAGGAAAAAGACCGCAATGTTGATCAGCGCATTCTTGTAATTGACTATGCCAGCCCAATGCCGAACAAAGATGCGGGTAGCTATGCTGCGGTCCAGGAAATCAAGCTAATGCTCGAGCTCGGCTTCAAAGTAACTTTTGTCCCCGAGAATATGGCACACTTCGGCAAGTACACGGTTGAGTTGCAGCGCCTTGGTGTGGAAGTTCTTTATGCGCCTTTTTACACCTCCGTTCAGAACGTATTGGAGCGACGTTTACCGGAAATGGACGCGGTATATATCACGCGGTATGAGGTCGCGGAAAAATTCATTGATCAAATCAAGCAGACCTCTAGTGCGAAGATTATCTTCAACAATGCTGATCTTCACTTCTTGCGCGAAATGCGCGGGGCCCTTAAAGGCGAACGGGACGAAGCGAAACTTCAGCAAGCGCTGGAGACCCGTGATAAAGAGCTTGCGGTTTGCAGGAAGGCCGATGCCGTATTGTGTTACAACGCCACCGAGCACGCGGTAATTACATCCCATATTCTTGAGGCGGAAAAGTTACATATAACCCCTTGGGTATTGGAAGGAAAAAGTGAGGGGCCAGATTTTCAAAAGCGTGAAGGTATCGCTTTCCTCGGTGGATATAACCACTACCCCAATGTTGAAGCAGTAGAATATCTTGCCCGCGAGGTAATGCCACGCTTGGGCAAAAGTAGGCCGGATATCTGCCTATATGTTTACGGAAGTAATATGCCGGAAAGCTTTAAAGAATTTGAGGCCGAAAACATAAAAATGGTTGGCTTTGCTGAGCACTTGGATCAAGTGTATATGGGGCACCGAGTGTTTGTTGCACCTCTACTTTCTGGCGCTGGTATCAAGGGGAAGGTTCTCGAATCGATGGCCTATGGGTTGCCGACGATCCTGACTGAAGTTGCGTCGGAAGGGACTGGGCTCACCAATGCGGTTAGTGCTCTCATTGCTGAGACCCCAGATGCTTGGGTTGAGGCAATAAGTAAGCTTTACGACGATAAAATGCTCTGGAAAAGATTTTCAGAAAATAGCAAGGCGATAGTGCAGGAGCAGTTTTCATTGGAGCATGGAGTAAGTCAATTTAAGAATATATTTTCGTCAATTGGTGTGTACTCTGTTCGTTGA
- a CDS encoding sulfotransferase family 2 domain-containing protein, with product MRKIIFHYHLFKNAGTSLDAAFKENLAVDEWVTSEFPGNPSLNRKMVQEWIVSNPKAKCFSSHTAVLPPPNIKGIDILPVIFVRHPIDRIASAYAFERKQDGSSFGSVLARNTDFKGYVETRLALLHDRQCRDFHAQKLSAMFEQGDEKSRAFRALDALPFVGLVEDFQGSLKTLNAMAIDREYTDTPLSIVRKNVSRASSGTLEDKIDQIREQLGDELYSRLIDCNSIDLEIFEYLKKNI from the coding sequence ATGAGAAAAATTATTTTTCATTATCATTTGTTCAAAAATGCAGGTACATCTTTAGATGCGGCATTTAAAGAAAATTTGGCTGTGGACGAGTGGGTTACAAGCGAATTTCCTGGGAATCCTTCCTTAAACAGAAAGATGGTCCAAGAATGGATTGTTAGCAACCCTAAAGCAAAGTGTTTCTCATCTCATACTGCTGTGCTTCCACCGCCGAATATAAAAGGTATAGATATATTGCCGGTGATATTTGTTCGTCATCCAATTGATCGTATTGCCTCGGCATATGCATTTGAGCGTAAGCAGGATGGATCTTCTTTTGGGTCTGTGCTAGCGCGCAATACGGACTTTAAAGGGTATGTTGAAACTAGGCTTGCTTTATTGCACGATCGGCAATGCCGAGATTTCCACGCCCAAAAATTGTCGGCAATGTTTGAGCAGGGCGACGAGAAGAGTAGAGCGTTTAGGGCTTTAGATGCTTTACCTTTTGTTGGTTTGGTAGAGGATTTTCAAGGATCATTAAAGACTCTTAACGCTATGGCTATTGATCGAGAGTACACAGATACTCCGCTATCGATAGTTAGGAAGAATGTCTCTCGAGCTTCAAGTGGAACCCTGGAGGATAAAATTGATCAGATACGGGAGCAGCTTGGTGATGAACTGTATAGCCGTTTGATTGATTGTAATAGTATCGATCTCGAGATATTTGAGTACTTAAAGAAAAACATATAA
- a CDS encoding glycosyltransferase family 61 protein, with protein MSRFFCFDELLKGEDLDVEVERRCLVDAKREVSLSARLKATGPRSSTFQEKHRGFFVYPALGVLEIAEAEILCTGVVKSRCGSYVASKNQFSEEQLTNFSYSPVGIPKRVSDSVVPLLRPGDHIYGHWLVDILPRLWLLKQVYDFKELKFLVKESVPAFALRLLSAVGVGSNQILKWDAKSGGSIIAKRVVMPTNLRYGQVIHPRLAEYASWLKGQIRPSSRGLAGDKKVYLSRGKWRKTSNATRDLANSSCVEEMYIANGYKVIYPEEYSLEEQVRIFHDSDAVAGEEGSALHNNIFMREGTLVTCFRGELNHSLIQSTLCSAMSQRSEHAFGKVAEGVAIPSRTSPYSVDLATIRELISS; from the coding sequence ATGTCTCGTTTTTTTTGTTTCGATGAGCTTCTCAAGGGTGAAGATCTTGATGTCGAAGTCGAAAGAAGGTGTCTTGTTGATGCTAAGAGGGAAGTCTCACTTTCAGCAAGATTAAAGGCCACCGGCCCTCGTTCTTCGACTTTTCAGGAAAAACATAGAGGTTTTTTTGTTTATCCCGCGTTGGGAGTTTTGGAAATTGCTGAGGCAGAGATATTGTGCACAGGCGTTGTTAAATCTAGATGCGGTTCTTATGTGGCAAGCAAAAACCAATTTTCTGAGGAGCAATTGACGAATTTTAGCTATAGCCCAGTAGGAATTCCTAAAAGAGTGTCTGATTCTGTCGTTCCGCTTTTGCGCCCAGGTGACCATATCTATGGTCATTGGTTGGTAGATATTTTGCCTCGTCTTTGGCTGTTGAAGCAGGTGTATGATTTTAAAGAGCTAAAGTTTCTCGTAAAGGAGTCTGTCCCTGCCTTCGCTTTGAGGCTTCTAAGCGCTGTGGGGGTTGGTAGTAACCAGATTTTAAAATGGGACGCTAAGTCTGGAGGCTCAATTATAGCGAAAAGGGTTGTGATGCCTACAAACCTTCGCTATGGGCAGGTTATACACCCTAGATTGGCGGAATACGCGAGTTGGTTAAAAGGTCAAATTCGCCCCTCTTCTCGAGGATTGGCGGGGGATAAAAAGGTATATCTCTCTAGAGGAAAATGGAGGAAGACCTCTAATGCTACTAGGGATTTGGCGAACTCCTCGTGTGTCGAAGAAATGTACATAGCGAATGGGTATAAAGTTATATACCCAGAAGAGTACAGTTTAGAGGAACAGGTTCGAATTTTTCATGATAGTGATGCGGTTGCCGGGGAAGAAGGGTCTGCGTTGCACAACAATATTTTCATGAGAGAGGGAACTCTTGTTACTTGCTTTCGGGGTGAGCTAAATCATTCTCTAATTCAAAGTACTTTATGTAGTGCCATGAGTCAGCGTTCTGAGCATGCATTCGGTAAAGTCGCAGAGGGAGTCGCGATTCCGAGTAGGACATCGCCGTATTCTGTCGATCTGGCGACGATCCGTGAGCTTATATCGAGTTAG
- a CDS encoding glycosyltransferase family 92 protein, with amino-acid sequence MTVPRVGVAAIFKNEFEYILEWIAYHQLIGVDHFYIADNVSSDYSSELLEALDAMGVITRVYFPRVGDQGPQAGAYNKILTEFGGQVDLMAFIDADEFIVSTNEKSLKEHLQPFFESESAGAMALNWRNYGSSGHVLQDCGPVLSRFTRCSEQHHDFNRHIKTILKPAKTKRMNIHECELVAGRYVMADMSPAEFEGDVDFGPKTKTVSYPGLRINHYVVKSKQEHIVKKDRKGSGAGSAARRKGVGYFRGHDLNSVEDKSMLDFVPGVIDRVNSLRARLVAESPFMSFGGGHVDVNADVISGWVTSEVDVPLSVKVLVNGLEYVVPATRERPDVVRKGLSNRLRCGFWFKHQRPLTPDDKVDVSIFGSLADCKVNFVEQ; translated from the coding sequence ATGACAGTTCCGCGCGTTGGTGTAGCGGCCATATTCAAGAATGAGTTTGAGTACATTCTTGAATGGATTGCATATCATCAGTTGATAGGCGTAGACCATTTTTATATCGCAGATAACGTAAGTAGCGATTATTCGTCAGAGCTTCTTGAGGCACTTGACGCAATGGGAGTTATTACCCGAGTGTATTTTCCTCGGGTAGGAGATCAAGGGCCTCAGGCAGGCGCATATAATAAAATCCTGACTGAATTTGGTGGCCAGGTAGATTTGATGGCATTTATCGACGCCGATGAGTTCATAGTTTCAACGAATGAAAAATCTTTAAAGGAACATCTCCAGCCGTTTTTCGAGTCGGAATCGGCAGGCGCAATGGCACTGAATTGGCGAAACTACGGATCTTCTGGGCATGTGCTGCAGGATTGTGGTCCGGTACTTTCAAGATTTACGCGGTGTTCAGAGCAGCATCACGACTTCAACCGGCACATCAAAACTATCCTGAAGCCTGCTAAGACTAAGCGGATGAACATACACGAGTGCGAACTAGTCGCAGGTAGGTATGTGATGGCGGATATGTCACCAGCAGAGTTTGAAGGCGATGTGGACTTTGGCCCGAAAACTAAGACGGTCTCCTATCCAGGATTGCGGATTAACCATTACGTTGTTAAGTCGAAGCAAGAGCATATTGTTAAAAAAGACCGAAAAGGCTCGGGTGCTGGTAGTGCCGCTCGCCGTAAAGGCGTTGGCTACTTTCGTGGGCATGACTTAAATAGTGTGGAAGATAAATCCATGCTGGATTTTGTTCCCGGTGTTATCGATCGAGTGAACAGTTTAAGAGCTCGGTTGGTCGCTGAATCACCTTTTATGTCGTTTGGTGGTGGTCATGTGGATGTTAATGCTGATGTCATATCTGGTTGGGTTACCTCGGAAGTGGACGTTCCGCTAAGTGTAAAAGTTTTGGTCAATGGCCTGGAATATGTTGTCCCGGCGACACGCGAGCGCCCAGACGTTGTCCGTAAGGGGCTTTCAAATCGTTTGCGTTGTGGGTTCTGGTTTAAGCACCAACGCCCTTTAACACCTGATGACAAGGTTGATGTGTCGATTTTTGGGTCGCTTGCGGACTGCAAGGTCAATTTTGTTGAGCAGTAG
- a CDS encoding sulfotransferase family 2 domain-containing protein, whose amino-acid sequence MLFRRRLVTSPIVFVHIPKTAGTSFRIGAEKSFRRSQVLKDYGRGARATSSLLEKHVYSETDHWALRQSIVNGGVRFLTGHFHASKYAPLFDAACFVSFVRHPVQRLVSEYHHAQKYHDYQGDFQSFYRAPENTNRQARILRGIPLGAFGFLGITERYNESLHLINEIYSTKIGVLEKNRSESSLELSQSTLDELIKRNQRDVKLFEVASDMLTWRSKLAKESLSFVHGEYSVSSPELLRGFACISASDALVRVRVRVNGREIDVVTANEYRDELGLLGLPRGGHVAFSLKLPPGVDVNQVSCEVLDTSQPLARVF is encoded by the coding sequence ATGTTGTTTCGGCGGCGACTGGTCACCTCTCCTATAGTCTTTGTGCACATTCCGAAGACAGCTGGTACGAGTTTTCGAATCGGTGCGGAGAAATCTTTTCGTAGATCCCAGGTTCTCAAAGACTATGGGCGCGGTGCCCGTGCAACTAGTAGCCTGCTTGAAAAGCATGTCTATTCGGAAACCGATCACTGGGCGTTGCGACAGAGTATTGTAAATGGAGGAGTGCGATTCTTAACTGGACACTTTCATGCATCTAAGTATGCCCCACTTTTTGATGCGGCTTGTTTTGTGTCCTTTGTTCGTCATCCTGTTCAGCGTTTGGTTTCAGAATATCATCACGCACAAAAGTATCACGATTACCAGGGCGACTTTCAAAGCTTTTACCGCGCGCCCGAAAACACCAACCGTCAGGCGCGTATCCTTCGGGGGATTCCTTTAGGTGCATTTGGGTTTCTGGGGATAACTGAGCGCTATAATGAAAGTCTGCATCTAATCAATGAAATATACTCTACGAAAATCGGCGTTCTTGAAAAGAATCGCTCTGAGAGCAGTTTGGAGTTGAGCCAATCTACTCTAGATGAACTGATTAAGCGCAACCAGCGAGATGTAAAACTGTTTGAAGTTGCATCCGACATGCTGACGTGGCGTTCAAAACTTGCCAAAGAATCACTTTCCTTTGTCCACGGTGAATACTCCGTGTCGTCGCCTGAGTTGCTTCGAGGGTTTGCATGCATAAGCGCGAGCGATGCGCTTGTGCGTGTACGAGTGCGAGTAAATGGACGCGAGATTGATGTGGTTACTGCAAATGAGTATCGCGATGAGTTGGGTCTTTTGGGCCTCCCAAGAGGTGGGCATGTTGCGTTCTCATTGAAATTGCCACCTGGCGTTGATGTTAACCAAGTGTCTTGCGAGGTTCTGGATACGTCTCAGCCTTTGGCTCGCGTTTTCTGA